One window from the genome of Spiractinospora alimapuensis encodes:
- a CDS encoding OmpA family protein translates to MLTRAGRPLTFLATMTAAATLTAGCGLLGLGDDAEPGEGTENGEAAGERGDEAAQPVDATGEAVASRETNPWKLHGGVAEVSLHRVDDEHMVAQMTVTSEEGNDLHTSSHLAEGFGESQDYSWDYFSGIAWLDQDGRTLHRPYYEGDGDACLCSSSDNSYLTSEGDTWEGYAVLAAPPENVEALTVVTHVALPFVNVPIEDGAPDGLEYTPPSDAPDAEPEVAELESVIESDIDYQTEGFGSAEPIASNGDEDGRALNRRVTISVPRGTEVAGDPVQEQEDELADGDSERGEGIAVEEAAVTGPAGDNEDAEVDIQLTALEAITPSTALLTYAIHNPNANDVRVSLDLSSVRWGEFRYHGTHAVTLSDPDGDRTAHPLRVHPPDDRDQPYCFCSSTAGVDGGSTNLHGETSREFYAMLPITPGTTVTDVTLGPVGTIEGVAIA, encoded by the coding sequence TTGCTGACGCGTGCTGGTCGCCCCCTGACCTTCCTCGCGACGATGACCGCCGCCGCGACCCTGACGGCGGGGTGCGGCCTCCTCGGACTGGGGGACGACGCCGAACCGGGCGAAGGCACGGAGAACGGCGAGGCCGCCGGGGAGCGGGGCGACGAGGCCGCGCAGCCGGTCGATGCGACAGGTGAAGCTGTGGCCAGCAGGGAGACCAACCCCTGGAAACTCCACGGCGGCGTGGCGGAGGTCAGCCTGCACCGGGTCGACGACGAACACATGGTCGCCCAGATGACGGTGACGAGCGAGGAAGGCAACGACCTACACACGAGTTCCCACCTCGCCGAAGGGTTCGGCGAGTCCCAGGACTACTCGTGGGACTACTTCTCCGGAATCGCCTGGCTCGACCAGGACGGCCGGACCCTGCACCGGCCGTACTACGAGGGCGACGGGGACGCGTGCCTGTGCAGCTCCTCGGACAACTCCTACCTCACCTCCGAAGGCGACACCTGGGAGGGCTACGCCGTGTTGGCGGCGCCCCCGGAGAACGTGGAGGCACTCACCGTCGTCACGCACGTGGCCCTGCCGTTCGTCAACGTGCCCATCGAGGACGGCGCCCCGGACGGCTTGGAGTACACCCCGCCCAGCGACGCCCCCGACGCGGAACCCGAGGTGGCCGAACTGGAGTCCGTCATCGAGTCCGACATCGACTACCAGACCGAGGGGTTCGGATCCGCCGAGCCCATCGCCAGCAACGGCGACGAGGACGGGCGGGCGCTCAACCGTCGGGTGACCATCAGCGTGCCCCGTGGTACGGAGGTCGCCGGAGACCCAGTCCAGGAGCAGGAGGACGAACTGGCCGACGGGGATTCCGAGCGGGGCGAGGGGATCGCGGTGGAGGAGGCCGCTGTCACCGGTCCCGCCGGGGACAACGAGGACGCCGAGGTCGATATCCAGCTCACCGCTCTCGAGGCGATCACCCCGAGCACGGCGCTGCTCACCTACGCGATCCACAACCCCAACGCGAACGACGTCCGGGTGAGCCTCGACCTCTCCTCCGTTCGCTGGGGGGAGTTCCGCTATCACGGCACGCACGCCGTGACGCTCAGCGACCCCGACGGCGACCGCACCGCCCACCCGCTCCGGGTCCACCCCCCGGACGACAGGGATCAGCCCTACTGCTTCTGCAGCTCCACCGCCGGAGTGGACGGCGGGTCCACCAACCTGCACGGGGAAACGTCACGCGAGTTCTACGCGATGCTTCCGATCACTCCCGGTACCACTGTCACCGACGTGACCTTAGGCCCCGTCGGCACCATCGAAGGAGTGGCCATCGCCTGA